A portion of the Marinobacter alexandrii genome contains these proteins:
- the glmS gene encoding glutamine--fructose-6-phosphate transaminase (isomerizing) — protein MCGIVGYLGPKQAYPIIISGLQRLEYRGYDSTGVALISQGDIDVHKKQGKVQDLKDYTKEEALDGNIGIGHTRWATHGEPNDVNAHPHLSNSGDLALIHNGIIENYGSLKEDLSQKGYIFKSETDTEVFVNFIEDIKKNEKVSLEDALRIALSKVIGAYAIAIISKDNPKKLIAARKGSPLVIGLGKGEFFIASDATPIIEHTNEVIYLKDEEIAVMEGDSFTITDSKDIPQTPYVQTLDLELEAIEKGGYEHFMLKEIFEQPRSIADCMRGRLNADTGELVLGGIRNYSNALVNAERIIIVACGTSWHAGLVAEYLIEDLCRIPVEVEYASEFRYRNPVIKEGDILLAISQSGETADTLAAIELAKSKGAIVLGVVNTVGSSISRISHEGAYLHAGPEIGVASTKAFTAQLTVLYMIALRAANRKGTITENKYQELIRELSLIPDKVEKALKSSDKIEEVSDLFKNAKNFLYLGRGYNFPVALEGALKLKEISYIHAEGYPAAEMKHGPIALIDENMPVVVIATRDSSYDKIVSNIQEVKARKGIVIAIVTEGDSLIPDMADFTIEVPSTHESLMPLLSVVPLQLLSYYIAVLRGANVDQPRNLAKSVTVE, from the coding sequence ATGTGTGGAATAGTAGGATACCTTGGACCTAAACAAGCTTACCCAATCATCATAAGTGGATTACAACGACTTGAATACAGGGGGTATGATAGCACAGGGGTCGCACTGATCAGTCAAGGCGACATTGACGTTCATAAAAAGCAAGGAAAAGTTCAGGATCTTAAAGACTATACGAAAGAAGAAGCCCTTGATGGAAATATTGGGATAGGTCACACAAGATGGGCAACACATGGAGAACCAAACGATGTTAATGCACATCCTCACCTATCCAATAGTGGAGACTTAGCACTCATACATAATGGAATCATTGAGAATTACGGATCTCTTAAAGAGGATTTATCTCAAAAGGGCTATATTTTCAAAAGCGAAACTGACACAGAAGTCTTTGTCAATTTCATTGAGGATATTAAAAAAAATGAAAAGGTTTCATTAGAGGATGCCCTTAGGATTGCTCTTTCTAAAGTTATTGGAGCATATGCCATTGCTATCATTTCAAAAGACAACCCCAAAAAATTAATCGCGGCTAGAAAAGGTAGTCCCCTCGTAATAGGGCTAGGAAAAGGTGAATTCTTCATAGCGTCTGATGCTACTCCGATCATTGAGCATACGAATGAAGTCATCTATCTAAAGGATGAAGAAATTGCTGTCATGGAGGGTGATTCCTTCACCATTACTGATTCGAAAGACATACCTCAGACTCCTTATGTACAAACACTTGATTTAGAGCTGGAGGCAATCGAAAAAGGAGGTTATGAACATTTCATGTTAAAAGAAATTTTCGAACAACCGCGCTCCATAGCTGATTGTATGCGAGGTAGACTTAATGCCGATACGGGAGAGCTGGTATTAGGAGGTATTCGAAATTACTCCAACGCCTTAGTAAATGCCGAAAGAATCATCATCGTGGCATGTGGAACTTCATGGCACGCTGGCTTAGTTGCTGAATACCTCATCGAAGACCTGTGCAGAATCCCTGTTGAAGTTGAATATGCTTCAGAATTTCGATATAGAAACCCAGTTATCAAAGAAGGAGATATTCTACTAGCAATATCTCAATCTGGAGAAACTGCGGACACATTAGCTGCTATAGAGTTAGCCAAAAGTAAGGGTGCAATAGTTTTAGGTGTTGTAAATACTGTAGGATCATCTATTTCAAGAATATCTCATGAAGGGGCTTATCTTCATGCTGGCCCTGAGATTGGTGTGGCTTCTACCAAAGCTTTTACTGCCCAGCTTACAGTATTATATATGATTGCCTTAAGAGCAGCAAATCGTAAGGGAACAATAACTGAAAACAAATATCAAGAGCTAATAAGAGAGTTGAGCCTAATTCCTGATAAGGTCGAAAAAGCTCTCAAATCAAGTGATAAGATTGAAGAGGTTTCTGATTTATTTAAGAATGCAAAAAACTTCTTATATCTAGGTCGAGGATATAATTTCCCTGTCGCCCTAGAGGGCGCCCTTAAGCTCAAAGAAATTTCATACATCCATGCTGAGGGGTATCCTGCGGCAGAAATGAAGCATGGCCCGATAGCGCTTATTGATGAAAATATGCCCGTTGTTGTCATTGCTACTCGTGATAGCAGTTACGATAAAATAGTTTCTAATATTCAGGAGGTAAAGGCTCGAAAAGGGATTGTAATTGCTATTGTAACAGAGGGTGATTCTTTAATTCCTGATATGGCTGATTTCACGATAGAAGTTCCATCGACGCATGAATCTTTAATGCCACTTTTATCAGTTGTTCCACTTCAATTGCTCAGCTACTATATCGCAGTACTTAGAGGTGCAAATGTGGATCAACCAAGAAATTTGGCAAAATCTGTTACCGTAGAATAA
- a CDS encoding RidA family protein yields the protein MKEIINSPKAPAPIGPYSQAVKSGNTLYVSGQIPIDQERDVLIEGSIEDETEQVMKNLSHILKEAGLTFENVLKCSIFVSNMKDFARINAVYGQYFKENPPARETVEVSGLPKGVNVEISCIASF from the coding sequence ATGAAAGAAATAATTAACTCACCTAAAGCTCCAGCTCCAATTGGGCCATACTCTCAAGCGGTAAAATCAGGAAATACCCTTTACGTATCTGGTCAAATTCCAATTGATCAGGAAAGAGATGTGTTAATTGAGGGTTCAATTGAAGATGAGACCGAGCAAGTCATGAAAAACCTTAGTCATATTCTCAAAGAAGCTGGATTGACTTTTGAAAATGTTTTAAAGTGCTCAATTTTTGTTTCTAACATGAAAGACTTTGCTCGCATCAACGCTGTATATGGACAATATTTCAAGGAAAACCCACCTGCTAGAGAAACTGTAGAAGTAAGCGGCCTACCAAAAGGGGTAAATGTTGAAATTTCTTGCATAGCTTCTTTCTAA
- the gltX gene encoding glutamate--tRNA ligase has protein sequence MENVRVRFAPSPTGGLHIGGVRTALFNYLFAKKNNGKFILRIEDTDQSRFVEGAEKYIKDTLDWCGISPDEGPGQEGEYGPYRQSERKEVYQQYAEKLIAEGNAYYAFDTPEELEAMRERLKEARVVNPQYDTVTRTTMKNSLTLPDEEVKQRIENGDPYVIRIKIPKKEEIRLNDMVRGWVMVHSEALDDKVLMKSDGMPTYHLANIVDDHLMKITHVIRGEEWLPSAPLHVLLYQFLGWENEMPQFAHLPLILKPDGNGKLSKRAADKAGFPIFPLNWNDTESNDISIGFKEMGFLPEALVNFLAFLGWNPGTEEEIFSLAELVNEFSDKRINKAGTKFDFDKAKWYNQQYIKKTDSNIFAKDLKTSLQSEHGIDCSTSIALQIIDLLKERVTFSDEFVELALPIFKAPINYDEKVLSKKWSEDVSKALMLYAEELIQHENIDAESAKNLFWETLEKAGYKPGQFMQMLRLTITGEGSGPDLMTMIKIMGGKKTAERIKSSLNTLNK, from the coding sequence ATGGAAAACGTTCGTGTAAGATTTGCGCCCAGTCCAACAGGGGGGTTGCATATTGGTGGTGTAAGGACTGCTTTGTTTAATTACCTATTTGCCAAAAAGAATAATGGCAAATTCATCTTACGTATTGAAGATACTGATCAGTCAAGGTTCGTCGAAGGTGCAGAAAAATATATTAAGGATACGCTTGATTGGTGTGGAATTTCTCCGGATGAAGGACCTGGCCAAGAGGGAGAATATGGACCTTACCGGCAATCGGAAAGGAAAGAAGTGTATCAACAATATGCAGAAAAACTTATTGCTGAAGGTAATGCCTACTATGCTTTTGACACTCCAGAGGAGTTGGAGGCTATGCGGGAGAGATTGAAGGAAGCGCGAGTTGTCAATCCGCAATATGATACAGTCACTAGAACCACAATGAAAAATTCACTTACTCTTCCTGATGAAGAAGTGAAGCAGAGAATTGAAAACGGTGATCCTTATGTTATTCGAATAAAAATACCTAAAAAAGAAGAGATTCGATTGAATGACATGGTCCGCGGATGGGTAATGGTGCATTCAGAGGCTTTAGATGATAAGGTCCTCATGAAATCGGATGGAATGCCTACATATCATTTGGCAAATATTGTAGATGATCACTTGATGAAGATCACACACGTTATTAGAGGTGAAGAGTGGCTTCCTTCTGCACCTCTTCATGTGCTTCTTTACCAATTTTTAGGATGGGAAAATGAAATGCCTCAATTTGCTCATTTACCACTTATCCTAAAACCAGACGGTAATGGTAAGTTGAGTAAACGTGCAGCAGACAAGGCCGGATTCCCCATATTTCCTCTCAATTGGAATGATACCGAATCAAATGATATATCAATAGGGTTCAAAGAAATGGGTTTTCTTCCAGAAGCTCTCGTGAATTTTCTTGCATTTCTAGGGTGGAATCCTGGCACTGAGGAAGAGATTTTTTCTTTAGCAGAATTAGTCAATGAGTTTTCAGATAAGCGAATAAACAAGGCAGGAACGAAATTTGATTTCGACAAGGCTAAGTGGTACAACCAGCAGTACATTAAAAAAACTGATTCCAACATATTCGCCAAAGATTTGAAAACATCACTTCAAAGTGAACATGGTATCGATTGCTCAACAAGTATCGCACTTCAAATAATTGATTTATTGAAAGAACGAGTAACATTCTCAGATGAGTTCGTAGAGCTAGCACTTCCAATTTTTAAAGCCCCGATCAACTACGATGAAAAAGTACTTAGTAAAAAATGGAGTGAAGATGTGTCTAAAGCTTTAATGCTGTATGCTGAAGAGTTGATTCAACATGAAAATATAGATGCTGAATCAGCGAAAAATCTTTTTTGGGAAACCCTTGAAAAAGCTGGATATAAGCCTGGACAATTCATGCAAATGCTTAGGTTAACAATAACGGGCGAAGGGTCTGGTCCAGATCTCATGACTATGATTAAAATTATGGGAGGGAAAAAAACTGCAGAGCGAATTAAATCATCCCTTAATACGTTAAATAAATAA